The proteins below come from a single Azospirillaceae bacterium genomic window:
- a CDS encoding phytoene/squalene synthase family protein, protein MAQRAADLTYCGEEVRKFDADRFLISLFAPPARRAELWAVYAFNLEVAKTREVVSEPTLGLIRLQWWREAVDALYAGEVRQHAVLSELAPAIRAHDLSKSLFDRLIDVREEDLSDEPPANLVCLVNYAEVTGASPIQLSAEILGARSPAVTEAARRVGTAYALAGILRAVPFHARDRRLFLPADLLAAEGIGQQSLFDLKPPPSLSNVVRMVVAEARRHLDAARALRREVPPAARAALLPAVLADLYLGVIERAGFDVFAPRVQMQNPFRQLRLAWAAARGRW, encoded by the coding sequence ATGGCCCAGCGTGCCGCTGACCTTACGTATTGCGGGGAGGAGGTCCGAAAGTTCGATGCGGACCGCTTTCTGATTAGCCTCTTCGCACCGCCTGCGCGGCGGGCGGAGCTGTGGGCCGTCTACGCCTTCAACCTGGAGGTGGCGAAGACACGCGAGGTGGTCAGCGAGCCGACCCTGGGCCTGATCCGCCTGCAATGGTGGCGCGAAGCCGTGGATGCGCTGTATGCGGGCGAGGTCCGGCAACACGCCGTCCTGTCCGAACTCGCTCCCGCGATCCGGGCGCACGATCTGTCCAAGTCCTTGTTCGACCGGTTGATCGACGTGCGGGAGGAGGATCTGTCGGATGAACCGCCTGCGAACCTCGTGTGCCTGGTGAACTACGCGGAGGTCACCGGCGCCTCGCCGATCCAACTGTCGGCGGAAATTCTAGGCGCACGCAGCCCGGCGGTGACCGAGGCGGCGAGGCGGGTCGGCACCGCCTATGCCCTTGCCGGGATTCTCCGGGCGGTGCCCTTCCACGCGAGGGACCGCCGCCTGTTCCTTCCCGCCGATCTGCTGGCGGCCGAGGGGATCGGGCAGCAGTCCCTGTTCGATCTTAAGCCACCGCCGTCGCTTTCCAATGTGGTCCGGATGGTTGTGGCGGAGGCTCGCCGGCACCTGGACGCCGCCCGCGCCTTGCGGCGCGAAGTGCCGCCGGCCGCCCGTGCGGCGCTGCTGCCGGCCGTCCTGGCCGACCTTTACCTGGGTGTGATCGAGCGGGCCGGATTCGACGTGTTCGCCCCCCGTGTGCAGATGCAGAACCCGTTCCGTCAGCTCCGCCTTGCGTGGGCGGCTGCGCGCGGACGGTGGTGA
- a CDS encoding squalene/phytoene synthase family protein: MSGPRTMAEFRSIASATGSGTGAKPLPITLRPGEPPARTQRARSRLLVRPRLLRRDLRPHIQALEGFMRLAEGIADDPLMESETKLHHLDALERALTEGKARRGYLKPGLDLRDSLQASGVSDRHARQILQAFRKDAAGQTCRTWSDLLLYCRYAAAPVGRYMLELHREKAADATAASDALCAAVQILASLQDCRSDWVDLGRSYVPLQWFDEAGISAERLVETASDSSLRGVFDRLLRQVDGLLARSASLPELMSDRPLRMETATAHALAVALRKRLAVADPLARRVTVPFGARLTARAIGIIQGYGRH; encoded by the coding sequence ATGAGCGGGCCCCGCACGATGGCCGAGTTCCGCAGCATCGCCTCCGCCACCGGGTCCGGCACCGGCGCCAAGCCGCTGCCCATCACGCTCCGGCCCGGCGAGCCCCCGGCCCGCACCCAACGGGCCCGAAGCCGTCTCCTGGTGCGGCCACGCCTGCTGCGGCGGGATCTACGGCCGCATATCCAGGCGCTCGAAGGCTTCATGCGCTTGGCCGAAGGCATCGCCGACGACCCGCTGATGGAATCCGAGACCAAGCTCCATCACCTGGATGCGCTGGAGCGCGCCTTGACCGAGGGCAAGGCGCGTCGCGGGTACCTGAAGCCCGGTCTCGACCTTCGCGACAGCCTCCAGGCAAGCGGGGTCAGCGACCGTCATGCCCGTCAGATCCTGCAGGCGTTCCGCAAGGATGCGGCCGGGCAAACCTGCCGGACGTGGAGCGACCTGCTGCTCTACTGCCGATACGCCGCCGCCCCGGTCGGGCGGTACATGCTGGAACTGCACCGGGAAAAGGCGGCCGACGCGACCGCCGCATCGGATGCCCTGTGCGCAGCCGTCCAGATCCTAGCGAGCCTGCAGGACTGCCGGTCCGATTGGGTGGACCTCGGCCGCAGCTATGTACCGTTGCAATGGTTCGACGAGGCCGGAATCAGTGCGGAGCGGCTGGTCGAGACCGCATCCGACAGCAGTCTCAGGGGCGTGTTCGACCGTTTGCTGCGCCAGGTCGACGGCCTGCTCGCCCGTTCCGCCTCGCTGCCCGAGCTCATGTCCGATCGGCCCCTGCGGATGGAGACGGCGACCGCGCACGCCCTGGCCGTCGCGTTGCGCAAGCGTCTGGCGGTTGCGGACCCGCTGGCCCGCAGGGTCACGGTGCCGTTCGGGGCCCGCCTGACGGCAAGGGCCATCGGTATAATCCAAGGGTATGGACGGCATTGA
- a CDS encoding superoxide dismutase codes for MAFELPPLPYAHDALGPYMSRETLEFHHDKHHQTYVTALNNLIKDTPMAGMSLEEVCKASYGDPSKQAIFNNAGQHWNHTLFWPSMKKNGGGAMPSELENRIKSDFGSVDAFKEAFTQAGLTQFGSGWAWLVVDNGKLTCAKTPNGENPMVQGKHVLLGCDVWEHSYYIDYRNRRADYLKAFLDNLVNWEFVAQRLAAAK; via the coding sequence ATGGCCTTCGAGCTTCCGCCGCTGCCCTATGCCCACGACGCGCTGGGACCCTACATGTCCAGGGAAACGCTCGAGTTCCACCACGACAAGCACCACCAGACCTATGTCACGGCGCTGAACAACCTCATCAAGGACACCCCGATGGCCGGGATGAGCCTCGAGGAAGTGTGCAAGGCGTCGTACGGGGATCCGTCCAAGCAGGCCATCTTCAACAACGCCGGCCAGCACTGGAACCACACCCTGTTCTGGCCGTCGATGAAGAAGAACGGCGGCGGCGCCATGCCGTCGGAGTTGGAAAACCGGATCAAGAGCGACTTCGGATCGGTCGACGCGTTCAAGGAGGCCTTCACCCAGGCCGGCCTGACGCAGTTCGGCAGCGGCTGGGCCTGGCTGGTCGTCGACAACGGCAAGCTCACCTGCGCGAAGACGCCGAACGGCGAAAACCCGATGGTTCAGGGCAAGCACGTCCTGCTCGGATGCGATGTGTGGGAGCACTCCTACTACATCGACTACCGCAACCGCCGGGCGGACTACCTGAAGGCCTTCCTCGACAATCTGGTGAACTGGGAATTCGTGGCCCAGCGCCTGGCCGCCGCCAAGTAA
- a CDS encoding Mth938-like domain-containing protein, producing MDVTPIIPADRKVIDSYGPGLFRVSGTVYRHAMIVFPGDVMAWAAPAAFAQLAADHFGPVLDRKDEVEVLLLGSGPRMQLLPRVLRQTLRDGGIVVDVMDTGAACRTYNVLLSEGRKVAAALFPT from the coding sequence ATGGACGTCACACCCATCATTCCGGCCGACCGCAAGGTCATCGACAGCTACGGCCCCGGCCTGTTCCGGGTGTCGGGAACGGTCTACCGGCACGCCATGATCGTGTTTCCCGGCGATGTGATGGCCTGGGCCGCACCCGCCGCTTTCGCCCAGCTCGCGGCCGACCACTTCGGGCCGGTCCTGGACCGGAAGGACGAGGTGGAGGTTCTGTTGCTGGGCAGTGGCCCGCGAATGCAGTTGCTGCCGCGGGTCCTGCGTCAAACCCTTCGCGACGGGGGCATCGTGGTTGACGTGATGGACACGGGAGCCGCCTGCCGGACGTACAATGTCCTGTTGTCCGAGGGTCGGAAGGTCGCGGCCGCCCTTTTCCCGACCTAA
- the secD gene encoding protein translocase subunit SecD — MLQYPRWKTILVIAVSLLGILYALPNLLGRDTRAALQQLPSWLPGRTVSLGLDLQGGSHLLLEVQTDVLIQERLVALQDSVRGALRQANIGYTDLRVEGGNVRFALRDPAQVEQVLQTVRNLDSELRANAEGGRIAVSLTEAAAAQRRSQAVDQSIEIVRRRVDETGTREPTIQRQGENRILLQLPGLDDPERVKRLLGQTAKLTFRLVDLNVSAADAAAGRVPPGSELLQQADRSGPIAVQRRIMVDGSTLVDAQPTFQDGQPVVSFRFDTQGARRFADATRDNVGRPFAIVLDNRVISAPVIREPILGGSGIISGSFTVQSANELALLLRAGALPAPLTVLEERTVGPGLGADSIVAGEIASIAGLGLVVVMMVAIYGLFGVFAVVALFINMAFIFAAMSLLQATLTLPGIAGIVLSIGMAVDANVLIYERIREETRAGRSVMSALDAGFSRAMSAIFDSNLTGLIACLLLYAFGTGPVRGFAVTLGIGILASMFTAIMVTRLFIVFWLRRTRPKAIPI; from the coding sequence ATGCTTCAGTATCCGCGCTGGAAGACCATCCTCGTCATTGCAGTCTCCCTGCTGGGGATTCTGTATGCGCTGCCGAACCTGTTGGGGCGCGACACGCGCGCCGCGCTTCAACAGCTGCCGTCCTGGCTTCCCGGACGGACCGTCAGCCTCGGGCTCGATCTCCAGGGCGGATCCCACCTGCTGCTGGAAGTGCAGACCGACGTCCTGATCCAGGAACGGTTGGTTGCGTTGCAGGACAGCGTCCGTGGTGCGCTGCGCCAGGCGAACATCGGCTACACTGATCTGCGGGTCGAAGGGGGCAACGTCCGCTTCGCCCTGCGCGATCCCGCGCAGGTGGAGCAGGTGCTCCAGACCGTCCGCAACCTGGACAGCGAGTTGCGCGCCAATGCCGAGGGCGGCCGGATCGCGGTTTCCCTGACCGAGGCCGCCGCTGCCCAGCGCCGCAGCCAAGCGGTCGACCAATCCATCGAGATCGTCCGCCGCCGCGTGGACGAGACCGGGACACGCGAGCCCACGATCCAGCGGCAGGGTGAAAACCGCATCCTGTTGCAGCTGCCGGGTCTGGACGATCCCGAGCGCGTGAAGCGGCTTTTGGGCCAGACGGCCAAGCTGACCTTCCGTCTGGTGGACCTGAACGTGTCGGCTGCCGATGCTGCGGCCGGCCGGGTGCCGCCCGGGTCGGAACTGCTGCAGCAGGCCGACCGCAGCGGCCCGATTGCCGTGCAGCGCCGGATCATGGTCGACGGCAGCACCCTGGTGGACGCGCAGCCGACCTTCCAGGACGGCCAACCGGTGGTGAGCTTCCGGTTCGACACCCAGGGCGCGCGGCGCTTCGCCGATGCCACGCGCGACAATGTGGGCCGGCCGTTCGCCATCGTCCTCGACAACCGGGTGATCAGCGCACCCGTGATCCGCGAGCCGATCCTGGGCGGATCGGGCATCATTTCCGGCAGCTTCACGGTCCAGTCGGCCAACGAGCTGGCCCTGCTCCTGCGCGCGGGTGCCCTGCCGGCACCGTTGACGGTGCTCGAGGAGCGGACCGTCGGACCGGGCCTGGGCGCGGACAGCATCGTTGCGGGCGAGATCGCGTCGATCGCGGGCCTCGGTCTGGTCGTGGTGATGATGGTGGCCATCTACGGCCTGTTCGGGGTGTTCGCCGTCGTCGCCCTGTTCATCAACATGGCCTTCATCTTCGCCGCCATGTCCTTGTTGCAGGCGACCCTGACCCTGCCGGGCATCGCGGGCATCGTGCTGTCCATCGGCATGGCGGTTGATGCCAACGTCCTCATCTACGAGCGCATCCGCGAGGAGACGCGGGCCGGGCGATCGGTGATGTCCGCCCTGGATGCCGGCTTCAGCCGCGCGATGAGTGCGATCTTCGACTCCAACCTCACCGGTCTGATCGCGTGCCTGCTGCTCTATGCGTTCGGCACCGGGCCGGTGCGCGGCTTCGCCGTGACTCTGGGGATCGGAATTCTGGCGTCCATGTTTACGGCCATCATGGTCACGCGCCTCTTCATCGTCTTCTGGCTGCGGCGGACCCGGCCGAAGGCAATCCCCATCTGA
- the yajC gene encoding preprotein translocase subunit YajC: protein MLVSTAYAQAAGAAPGGVEIMQFLPLLLIFVVFYFLLLRPQQKKMREHKAMLEALRRGDRVVTGGGIVGSVVKVGADDEVTVEIAEGVRVRILKPTISAVLAKTEPAKGGGKGDDAAAEPAAPTPAAPPASKVGSGLIKVFGRGKQQ, encoded by the coding sequence ATGTTGGTATCCACCGCCTATGCACAGGCCGCCGGTGCCGCCCCCGGGGGCGTCGAGATCATGCAGTTCCTGCCGCTGCTCCTGATCTTCGTCGTCTTCTATTTCCTTCTGCTGCGGCCGCAGCAGAAGAAGATGCGCGAGCACAAGGCAATGCTGGAAGCACTGCGGCGGGGCGACCGCGTGGTGACGGGCGGCGGCATCGTCGGCTCCGTCGTGAAGGTCGGTGCCGACGACGAGGTGACCGTGGAGATCGCCGAAGGCGTGCGCGTGCGCATTCTGAAGCCGACCATCTCGGCCGTCCTGGCGAAGACCGAGCCCGCCAAGGGTGGCGGCAAGGGCGACGATGCCGCGGCGGAACCCGCCGCGCCGACGCCCGCCGCGCCCCCGGCTTCCAAAGTCGGTTCGGGCCTGATCAAGGTCTTCGGCCGCGGCAAGCAGCAGTAA